TGACGGTCGCTGCCCTGTACGCGATCGCCGAGCGCGGCGGGCTCGATCGGGCCGTGGTCGCCCAGGCGATCAAGGATCTCGGGGTCGATCCCACCCGCCCGGACCCGTGGACCGTATAACCCAGAGTCATCAAGTCATCAGGTCGTCAAGTCATCAGGTCGACGAGCCCGGGGCGCGAGTTGTTGCCCCGGGCCGGTTGACTTGAACGGAGTGTGCAATGGAATTTCGCCTGCCTGCATTGGGCGACGGGATTGAGTCAGCAACGGTCGTGAGCGTCCTGGTCAAGCCGGGGGACGCGGTCAAGGCGGGCCAGGCCGTGATCGGTGTGGAGACGGATAAGGCGTCGATGGAAGTCGAGGCCGATGTCGATGGCACCGTCGAGAAGGTATTGGTCAAGCCCGGGGACAAAATTCCCATCGGCGGGCCGGTTCTCAAATTGAGTGGTGCCGCAGCGCAACCGCAAGCGGTTACCCCGCCCTCTTCGCCTCCCCCGCCGGCAGCAGCTGCCCCGCAACCTTCAGCTCCGCCAAAGGGCGGCGGCAAGGTCGAGTTCAAACTCCCCGCGCTGGGCGATGGGATCGAAGCGGCCACGGTCGTGAACGTCCTGGTCAAGCCGGGGGACGCGGTCAAGGCAGGCCAGGCCGTGATCGGCGTGGAGACGGACAAGGCGTCGATGGAAGTCGAGGCCGACGTAGACGGCACTGTGGAAGTGGTCCATGTCAAACCCGGTGATAAAGTCCCGGTCGGAGCATTGATTCTGACGCTGACCGGCGGCGCGGCGGTCAAGACGAGCGAATCGAGCCAGACGCCCGCGCCGGCCGCTTCTTCACAGCCAACCGCCGCTCCGGCTCCGGCTCCCACTCCCACCCGCGCGGTGTCCACGCCCCAACATACCGCATCCTCCAACGGCGTTGCCACGGCGACCCTCCCGGCTACCGGTACGAAGACGCTCGTCGCGGCCGGACCGGCTACCCGCCGGCTCGCCCGCGAACTCGGCGTCGCGCTCGGCGAAGTGAAGGGGACCGCCCGCGGCGGGCGGGTTACGCTCGACAACGTGAAAGAATTCGTCCGCGCCCGGATGGACCAACTCAAGCAAGGCGGCGGGTCGAACGGGGGCGCCGGTCTGAGCGGCAAGACGGTGGCGGACAGTTTCACTCACCCGCCGCTGCCGGACTTCGCCAAGTACGGGCCGATTGAAAAGCAGGCGGTCTCCGGCATCCGCAAGAAGATCGCGGAAAACCTGACCGTCGCCTGGCGCATGATGCCGATGGTCACGCAGAACGACCAGGCGGACATCACCGACCTCGAAGCCGGCCGCAAGCGGATCGTGGACGGGTTGCCGAAAGGCGCGGCCAAGGTGACGTGGACGGTACTGGCCGTGAAGGCGGTCGTGGCCGTGCTGAAGGAGTTCCCGCGGTTCAACAGCAGCTACGACATGAACGCGGGCGAATTGATTCTCAAGAAGTATTACAACGTCGGCATCGCCGTCGACACCGAGCGCGGACTCGTCGTCCCAGTTATCCGCGACGCGGACAAGAAGACGATCCGCGACGTGGCCGCCGAGGTCGCTTCCCTCGCCGAAAAAGCCCGGACGAACAAGTTGGCGATCGACGAGATGCGCGGGGCGACGTTCACCATCACGAACCTCGGCGGCATCGGCGGTACGTCGTTCACCCCGATCGTGAACTACCCCGAGGTGGCGATCCTGGGCCTCTGCCGGTCGAGTCTACAGCCGGTAGTGAAAGATAACCAGATCGTGCCCCGCCTCGTCCTGCCGCTGAGCCTGACCTACGACCATCGCGTCATCGACGGCGCCGACGGCGCGCGGTTCGCCGCCCGCCTCGTTCAGTTGTTCAGCGACCCGATCCGGCTGTTGATGGAGAGTTGAGCCCTACGACCGGGTAAACTATAGATGGCGCGGCCGGCAAATCTCGTCGTCTGCGACTGAGGGCGCGCAAATGATTACCCGGATCTATGTCGATAACTACAAGTGTTTCACGAACTTCGACTTTTCACCCCAAGCCGTTCAGCCGATTTTTGGTGGTAACGGCTCGGGGAAAACTACACTCTTTGAAGTCTTGAACTCCATCCGCGATTTCGTCATTGAGGGAGAGCGGTGTGCGACTGTGTTTCCGTCCACGACTTTAACTCGATGGGATCCTCGGAAACGGCAAACGATTTCGATCGAGTTCCTAGGAACTAAAGGCCGCTATTCGTACAAGTTGATCGTAGTGCATGGAACCACGCAATCGTCGCGTATCGAACGTGAAGAATTATATTGGGAAAACACTTCATTATATCAGTTCGCTGACGGACAAGCACGTATGACCGATGCCGTCGGATCAGAGAAAACCGTCCGAGTCGAATCCACCCGATCCTGCTTATACATTCTCATAGAAGGCCTTCATGCTGATCTGGTTCCGTCGTTCAGTAATAGTCTTTCAAGATTTGTCATGTCGCGTCTGATCCCAAGTCAGATGACTTCGCAGACCTCGGCAGAGGAAGATCGACTATCCAACGGAGGTGGCAATTTTGCCTCTTGGTACCGCCGTCTGGTCCAAGAAGATTTTAACGCCGTCAGCAGCATCACCAACGATTTAAAGCAGGTGATTGATGGTTTTGATTCGCTAACATTCGTTACCGCTGGAGACGTGAAAGTTCTGAAAGTCCTGATGGCCCGACCTGAAGGCCAAGACGGCAAACCGATCGTATTTGACTTTCGAGAGCTTTCCGACGGCCAACGGGTACTCATCGTACTCTACAGCCTGCTGCACGGATCGGCGGGAGCAGAATCGGTTCTCTGCTTGGATGAGCCAGCCAATTTCCTCGCTCTACCGGAAATTCAGCCATTGCTCGTTCGCTTACGTGACTCCGTAGGCGATGGGTGGTCGCAACTGTTCGTTGTCTCACACCATCCCGAGAGTATCGATTACCTTGCGGCCGACGGGGCGGTACGGTTCGTTAGGGATGGTATCGGGCCGGTCAGGGTCGAACCATTCCCGAAAATGAACCCCGATGGTCTAAAGGCGTCCGAACTCGTCGCCCGGGGTTGGGACGGATGAGTAAACGGCAGGTTCAAATAGTCGTGTTGAGTGAAGATCGCGCCCAGGAAGTCCTGACCCGACGATACCTGGAAGCCGTTGGCTACGATCTCCGGAAGATCGATTTCGTCACGGCCCCGCGAGGCGGAGGGTCGGGCGAACAATTTGTCCGCACTCAGTACCCGCATGAAGTTGCCGCGTACCGGCAGCGGAATCCGCAATACTGGCGGCTCGTGGTTTTGATCGACGCGGACGTGAGTACGGTAGCGCAACGCGACGCCGAACTCGGGCTGATGTTACTTGCCCACCAACTACCGACCCGTACACCCGGCGAGGGAATCGTTCACCTGATTCCCAGAAGAAATATCGAGACCTGGGTTCACTTCCTGCTCGATAACGCGGCTGATGAAGAAGTGGACTACAAACGGATTTATCATAATCAGGCCGAGAACGCCTATTGTCGGCCGGCTTCGCAAACGCTTGTTGCGATCGTTCGTGCCGATCCCGTAGCAACCTCTCTTCCGTCATTGGACCGCGGGGCCGAGGAACTCAGACGATCGGGATTAAGATAGGTTTGCGAGCTGGTGTGGAATCGATTGCACGCCACAACAGCTCATGCCTCCCTACATGGAGCGTCGACATGACCGCTCGTTGGCACCGCCGGGAGTTCCTGGGCGCGACTGCGGGGATGGCCTTGGCCGGCCGTTCGACCTTGGCTGCCGCGCCCGCGAAAGTGACTGGCCTAGTGAACGGCCACCCGCAAGCGGCGGTGGCCGGGAACGAGGTTCTGGCCGCCGGCGGGAACGCGGTCGACGCCATTGTCGCGGCCGCCCTGGTCGCGGGCGTAGTCGCCGTGCCGTTGACCGGCATCGGCGGATATGGCGGGCACCTCGTCGTCTCCCGCCCGGGCCAACGAGCGACGGCCATCGACTTCAACACGGCCGCTCCCGCCGCCCTCACCCCGAACTTTTACCAAGCCGACGAATCGGGCGCGGTCAAGGATAACGTCAACGCCGTTGGGTGGAAGGCTGTCGGTGTTCCGGGCGTGCTAGCCGGATTACAACTGGCGCTGGATCGTTTCGGCTCGAAGCCGCTTGCCGAGGTCGTCAAGCCCGCTGTCGTGTTCGCCCGAGACGGCTTTCCGGTGTCCAAGATGTTCGCCTCGGCGGCGAAGGCGGCCGCTCCCCGGTTCGCCCGAGATGCCGGGTCTACCAAACTCTTCCTCAAGGACGGGGAACCGCCTGCCGCGGGAGCGACCTTCAAGAACCCGGAGCTGGCGACACTCCTCCAGACGCTCGCTGATCGCGGGTCGGTCGCCACGTTTTACAAAGGCGATATCGCCGATCGAATCGCCGCGTCCTTCCGAAAGAACGGCGGCCTGGTAACGGCCGTCGACCTGGCGACCTACCGAGCCCGCGAAGTCGCCCCGCTGTCGGTCGAGTGGAACGGGTTCACGGTCCACACCCCA
This is a stretch of genomic DNA from Fimbriiglobus ruber. It encodes these proteins:
- a CDS encoding 2-oxo acid dehydrogenase subunit E2, with the translated sequence MEFRLPALGDGIESATVVSVLVKPGDAVKAGQAVIGVETDKASMEVEADVDGTVEKVLVKPGDKIPIGGPVLKLSGAAAQPQAVTPPSSPPPPAAAAPQPSAPPKGGGKVEFKLPALGDGIEAATVVNVLVKPGDAVKAGQAVIGVETDKASMEVEADVDGTVEVVHVKPGDKVPVGALILTLTGGAAVKTSESSQTPAPAASSQPTAAPAPAPTPTRAVSTPQHTASSNGVATATLPATGTKTLVAAGPATRRLARELGVALGEVKGTARGGRVTLDNVKEFVRARMDQLKQGGGSNGGAGLSGKTVADSFTHPPLPDFAKYGPIEKQAVSGIRKKIAENLTVAWRMMPMVTQNDQADITDLEAGRKRIVDGLPKGAAKVTWTVLAVKAVVAVLKEFPRFNSSYDMNAGELILKKYYNVGIAVDTERGLVVPVIRDADKKTIRDVAAEVASLAEKARTNKLAIDEMRGATFTITNLGGIGGTSFTPIVNYPEVAILGLCRSSLQPVVKDNQIVPRLVLPLSLTYDHRVIDGADGARFAARLVQLFSDPIRLLMES
- a CDS encoding AAA family ATPase, with amino-acid sequence MITRIYVDNYKCFTNFDFSPQAVQPIFGGNGSGKTTLFEVLNSIRDFVIEGERCATVFPSTTLTRWDPRKRQTISIEFLGTKGRYSYKLIVVHGTTQSSRIEREELYWENTSLYQFADGQARMTDAVGSEKTVRVESTRSCLYILIEGLHADLVPSFSNSLSRFVMSRLIPSQMTSQTSAEEDRLSNGGGNFASWYRRLVQEDFNAVSSITNDLKQVIDGFDSLTFVTAGDVKVLKVLMARPEGQDGKPIVFDFRELSDGQRVLIVLYSLLHGSAGAESVLCLDEPANFLALPEIQPLLVRLRDSVGDGWSQLFVVSHHPESIDYLAADGAVRFVRDGIGPVRVEPFPKMNPDGLKASELVARGWDG
- a CDS encoding gamma-glutamyltransferase family protein — its product is MTARWHRREFLGATAGMALAGRSTLAAAPAKVTGLVNGHPQAAVAGNEVLAAGGNAVDAIVAAALVAGVVAVPLTGIGGYGGHLVVSRPGQRATAIDFNTAAPAALTPNFYQADESGAVKDNVNAVGWKAVGVPGVLAGLQLALDRFGSKPLAEVVKPAVVFARDGFPVSKMFASAAKAAAPRFARDAGSTKLFLKDGEPPAAGATFKNPELATLLQTLADRGSVATFYKGDIADRIAASFRKNGGLVTAVDLATYRAREVAPLSVEWNGFTVHTPPPSAGGLTVLQTLATLKSLGWPGRSTEPERTRMYLEALRVAWTDRLELLGDPAHTDVPVKRLLSEEYARQTTDRVRAAIKSGKPIEGRTDRRSDAGTIHLNAVDTSGLTVALTFTHGEYFGAQVTVDGLGLLLGHGLSRFDPRTGRTNSPAPGKRPLHNMCPTVVTRTDNPVLAVGAIGGRRIVNAVLRGVAGFVAEGLSVPDAVAAPRVHTEGDLAVLTAPKHPAVDHLKAVGYRVTAGAVATLTALGRDATTGTPQPAVR